Part of the Williamwhitmania sp. genome, AGTCGTGCCGGATGTTGTAATGCCATGCTAAATACTGTTTTTAACCAATTCAAAAATTTCAATCGGCAACCTTCTTGGCCTTCTACTATGCGCGTCCACGGAAATCAGAATTGTCTCACCTGTTGTCAATAGCATATCATGCTTATTAACAACACGATAAGATATAACTATTTGAATTAGGCATTTAAGTAATAAGCATTTTATAGGAATGCGGTTGTATGGTCAGCATTCTGTCTAAAAGGTTGTCAAATAGACCTTTCCCCATAAGGCTACGGTTAAATCGGTAGGTATACTCATCGATATAGGATTGTAAAAGTTCTGCATGGTGGTGCATCCCCCTTAGCCAGCCCTTGAACCCCATGATAACCCTATGCAGGTCGGGGAAGCTCTCCCCTTTCCTGCCAGAGGG contains:
- a CDS encoding IS1595 family transposase; the protein is PSGRKGESFPDLHRVIMGFKGWLRGMHHHAELLQSYIDEYTYRFNRSLMGKGLFDNLLDRMLTIQPHSYKMLIT